In Lentilitoribacter sp. Alg239-R112, the following proteins share a genomic window:
- a CDS encoding DUF1217 domain-containing protein: MAGFFCESDLDMISSLESYNFYTRDKIATYNRIAGDSIISREAAYYNETIKTINTVEEFMDDDRLYNYAMKAYGLEEMTYAKGLIKKVLESNLTDSDSFANRLDDVRYKELAAAFDFGITAKSKTVQTEQQRDDLIGTYTASIQNINKNIQEEHRYYNVVMSQITNVDDIFKYPRIRDYIFEGYGIDPSTFDYETTKQVLSSDPTDTESYVYKEFVEKSVTWNNALTDSYAERSALIAKLNADRQTNSVDPADVTRLGKVDYQIAQYNLYIDKADKYIAMSAQFNFQSDGSIAANASAQNEDQLKEVKEKYVLAQPRLTYSTALINKTYYEDKMATIDDLNDLIYDRRLRTIMLNSFDITLLYKDSDLRTAFSQYATDPTGADFLAQPEKIQNLVKSYNFDVDGNVIAGKTAQDPADVTTTTNGYLTRYNSSDAEKDASLISEFKRNMPLAADLDDFLSDLQAAKRVRGFALTAFGIGENELTRRELKAVFTSDLGDPKSFVNKSGDDRLRQLAKAFNFDAKGNITTPRSAQSENELTRITKAYYVELTRFDSTKSTKEKVDEDVKYYREEIAKIDTLDDLVKNQKLIDFLAKSERLKPDELKPEFLKKLLMSDQNDPKSFLNQQTDVRYKKIFGSFNFNENGSVASTKTNGVQNNRGLAETQNFYITQSIEEEAGVDSVGARLALYFERKAPTISSLYEILADKALGDFVRTALSIPAETASGSLDSQKALMERYIKAEDLQKPEKIRELVTKFLALHDIENGAPDPILGVFNGSTSFSAEALASFAQYRAR; the protein is encoded by the coding sequence GTGGCTGGATTTTTTTGTGAGAGTGACCTTGATATGATCTCGAGCCTCGAGAGTTATAACTTTTATACGCGAGATAAGATCGCAACATATAATCGCATTGCTGGTGACAGCATTATTTCGCGAGAAGCGGCCTACTATAACGAGACAATCAAAACCATAAACACCGTTGAGGAATTTATGGATGATGACAGGCTTTATAACTACGCAATGAAAGCCTATGGCCTTGAAGAAATGACCTATGCGAAAGGCCTAATCAAAAAGGTTCTTGAAAGTAATCTTACAGATTCTGATAGCTTTGCAAACCGTCTTGACGATGTACGCTATAAGGAACTTGCGGCGGCCTTTGACTTTGGCATCACGGCGAAGTCAAAAACAGTGCAAACCGAGCAGCAGCGTGATGATCTCATCGGGACATACACCGCCTCGATCCAGAACATAAACAAAAACATTCAAGAAGAACATCGCTACTACAATGTTGTGATGTCGCAAATCACCAATGTAGATGATATTTTTAAATACCCACGGATCCGGGATTACATCTTTGAGGGATACGGCATTGATCCATCCACCTTTGACTATGAAACAACGAAACAAGTTCTATCAAGCGACCCCACCGACACCGAGAGTTATGTCTATAAGGAGTTTGTCGAAAAATCTGTAACATGGAATAATGCTCTTACTGACAGTTATGCCGAACGCTCCGCATTAATTGCAAAACTCAATGCCGATCGGCAGACAAATTCCGTTGATCCTGCTGATGTGACACGACTTGGAAAAGTCGATTATCAGATAGCCCAGTATAACCTTTACATTGATAAAGCTGATAAATACATCGCAATGTCCGCCCAATTTAATTTTCAAAGCGACGGTTCAATAGCAGCTAATGCATCTGCGCAAAATGAAGACCAACTCAAAGAAGTAAAGGAAAAGTATGTCTTGGCCCAGCCACGACTAACATATTCCACGGCCTTGATAAACAAGACATATTATGAAGACAAAATGGCTACGATCGACGATCTGAATGATCTGATTTATGATCGTCGATTACGCACCATTATGCTTAACTCATTCGATATAACTTTACTATATAAAGATTCGGATCTCCGCACGGCCTTCTCTCAATATGCAACAGATCCTACAGGAGCAGATTTTCTCGCTCAGCCAGAGAAAATTCAGAATCTGGTCAAATCATATAATTTTGATGTCGATGGCAATGTGATAGCTGGAAAAACAGCACAAGACCCAGCAGATGTGACTACAACAACCAATGGCTACCTAACAAGATATAACAGTTCTGATGCCGAAAAAGATGCGTCCCTCATATCTGAATTTAAACGTAATATGCCACTGGCAGCTGATCTGGATGATTTTTTATCGGATCTTCAAGCAGCTAAACGCGTGAGAGGCTTTGCGCTTACAGCATTTGGCATCGGTGAAAACGAGTTAACTCGAAGAGAGTTGAAAGCAGTTTTTACCAGTGATCTGGGCGACCCTAAAAGTTTTGTAAACAAATCTGGTGATGATCGACTTAGGCAATTGGCTAAGGCATTCAATTTTGATGCAAAAGGTAACATTACGACACCTAGATCAGCCCAATCAGAAAATGAGTTAACACGTATAACCAAGGCTTATTATGTGGAACTAACGCGCTTTGACAGCACAAAATCAACTAAAGAAAAGGTGGATGAAGACGTAAAATACTATCGTGAAGAAATTGCCAAAATCGACACGCTAGATGATCTTGTAAAAAATCAAAAACTAATTGATTTCCTTGCTAAATCCGAACGATTAAAGCCAGATGAATTAAAGCCTGAATTCCTCAAAAAACTTTTGATGTCTGACCAGAATGACCCGAAGAGTTTTCTTAATCAGCAAACAGACGTCCGTTACAAAAAGATCTTTGGCTCCTTTAACTTCAACGAAAATGGCTCAGTCGCTTCGACCAAAACAAACGGCGTCCAAAACAACCGCGGCTTAGCAGAGACGCAAAATTTTTACATCACGCAATCGATTGAAGAGGAAGCCGGAGTGGATAGTGTTGGCGCGCGTTTAGCACTTTATTTTGAACGTAAAGCACCAACAATTTCGTCGCTTTATGAAATTCTTGCAGATAAAGCTTTGGGCGATTTCGTACGGACAGCTCTTTCAATTCCGGCAGAGACGGCATCCGGCAGCCTTGATTCACAAAAAGCTCTAATGGAGCGCTACATTAAGGCTGAAGATCTACAAAAACCTGAAAAGATAAGGGAACTTGTCACTAAATTTCTAGCGCTACATGACATTGAAAACGGCGCTCCCGATCCCATACTGGGAGTCTTTAATGGTTCAACATCATTTAGCGCAGAAGCTCTTGCAAGCTTTGCTCAATATCGCGCCCGCTAG
- a CDS encoding YjhX family toxin gives MNISKYEQRVLHVLAQGGAIDYVRNKSGKITEITCYTREGYVLSDCTLPVFMRLKKRRMIKSVNGRPYRITRLGTTSVHGQLDNQ, from the coding sequence TTGAATATTTCAAAATATGAGCAACGTGTTTTACACGTTTTGGCCCAGGGTGGGGCCATTGATTATGTGCGCAATAAAAGCGGCAAAATCACTGAAATCACTTGTTACACCAGAGAAGGCTATGTGCTGAGCGATTGCACACTGCCAGTATTTATGCGCCTCAAAAAACGACGCATGATTAAGTCTGTCAACGGCAGACCTTACAGGATTACCCGGCTCGGAACGACATCTGTGCACGGGCAGCTTGATAATCAATAG
- a CDS encoding YHYH protein produces MKKNTKVALLACSALAVGALTAKAISATNQVKITTSNGQRCIQSNGIPDHSIGQFPNKGNPNFISTQNTKLCVTMTPSKGSQAKDLRGSTGFTLNGVTIRPGTADWYDASSPRGHSRDRSSGWNLDGMGPGNTLGLDRNNAHVDNRGLYHYHGPSKSIMNAAQGTLIGYAADGHGIHYVGSKQTSSWQLKKGTRPSAPGGAYDGTYNQDFEYVAGSGSLDECNGATVNGEYKYFATDTYPYFPRCAFGTVSSDFSGPRGVASNQQGNQQRNQINRQQGGQRGGGDQSAALENGNERQGKGNFLQRLFGKQQGQNARSRQQGNRRFAQSNNGGRRGPPQQAISACASASIGNSCSFQTPRGNLIGQCVLTPDQQKACRPNR; encoded by the coding sequence ATGAAGAAAAACACAAAAGTCGCATTGCTTGCATGTTCCGCACTCGCAGTTGGCGCATTAACTGCCAAAGCAATCAGCGCCACCAATCAAGTCAAAATCACAACCAGCAATGGTCAGCGCTGCATTCAATCCAATGGCATCCCCGATCATTCGATCGGTCAGTTCCCCAATAAAGGCAATCCAAATTTTATCTCCACGCAAAATACCAAACTGTGCGTGACAATGACACCAAGTAAAGGTTCACAGGCCAAAGATTTACGCGGTTCAACAGGCTTTACGCTCAACGGTGTTACAATTCGCCCCGGAACCGCAGATTGGTATGACGCATCGTCACCGCGTGGACATAGCCGTGATCGCTCATCAGGCTGGAACCTGGATGGCATGGGGCCCGGCAACACGCTTGGCTTAGACCGAAACAATGCCCATGTAGATAATAGAGGTCTTTATCACTATCACGGCCCATCAAAATCCATCATGAATGCCGCGCAAGGCACTCTGATCGGCTATGCCGCCGATGGACATGGCATTCACTATGTGGGCTCAAAACAAACATCAAGCTGGCAATTGAAAAAAGGCACCCGCCCTTCTGCACCCGGTGGTGCCTATGATGGCACCTATAATCAGGACTTTGAATATGTAGCAGGCTCTGGGTCACTGGATGAGTGTAACGGTGCGACAGTCAATGGCGAGTATAAATACTTTGCCACCGACACATACCCTTACTTCCCGCGCTGCGCATTTGGCACGGTTTCGTCCGATTTTTCTGGCCCACGCGGTGTCGCCAGCAATCAACAAGGAAATCAACAACGAAATCAAATTAACAGGCAACAAGGAGGCCAGCGAGGCGGCGGCGATCAAAGTGCTGCATTGGAAAACGGAAACGAACGGCAAGGAAAAGGTAATTTTCTGCAACGTTTGTTTGGCAAACAACAGGGCCAAAATGCGCGAAGCAGGCAGCAAGGTAACCGCCGTTTTGCTCAAAGCAACAATGGCGGCAGGCGCGGGCCACCGCAGCAGGCAATATCAGCTTGCGCATCTGCATCTATTGGCAACAGTTGCTCGTTTCAAACCCCGCGCGGAAATTTAATCGGCCAATGCGTTCTAACACCCGACCAGCAAAAGGCCTGTCGGCCCAACCGCTAA
- the aqpZ gene encoding aquaporin Z: MKNKLAAELFGTFWLVFGGCGSAVLAAGVADVGIGFMGVSLAFGLTVLTMAYAVGGISGGHFNPAVSLGLAVAGKFEWKDFVPYTIAQLAGGALGALVLYLIVTGQSDFTGVGGFASNGYGELSPGGFNMMSALIAEIVLTAIFLIIILGATSKSAPAGFAPIAIGLGLTLIHLISIPVTNTSVNPARSTAVALFAETGAMGQLWLFWVAPLVGAAIGAIIWKALLNND; encoded by the coding sequence ATGAAAAATAAACTAGCAGCGGAATTATTTGGAACATTTTGGCTGGTCTTTGGCGGCTGTGGTAGTGCCGTACTTGCCGCTGGGGTTGCTGATGTTGGCATTGGCTTTATGGGCGTTTCACTTGCGTTTGGCCTTACAGTTTTAACAATGGCATATGCAGTGGGTGGCATTTCGGGTGGTCATTTCAATCCCGCCGTATCACTAGGCCTTGCTGTTGCTGGTAAATTTGAGTGGAAGGATTTTGTTCCCTACACAATTGCGCAACTGGCTGGCGGTGCGCTTGGCGCACTGGTGCTTTATCTTATTGTAACTGGTCAGTCAGACTTTACAGGTGTTGGCGGCTTTGCATCCAATGGCTATGGAGAATTATCGCCGGGTGGATTTAACATGATGTCTGCACTGATCGCAGAGATCGTTCTCACAGCTATTTTCCTGATTATCATTTTGGGTGCGACATCCAAAAGCGCTCCGGCAGGCTTTGCACCCATTGCCATTGGTCTGGGCCTAACCCTCATTCACCTGATTTCAATTCCGGTGACAAATACATCAGTAAACCCTGCCCGCTCGACAGCGGTGGCACTATTTGCTGAAACGGGTGCGATGGGTCAATTGTGGTTGTTCTGGGTGGCACCACTTGTAGGCGCAGCCATTGGTGCGATTATTTGGAAGGCGCTTTTGAACAACGACTAG
- a CDS encoding GFA family protein produces the protein MHVRGKCHCGNIAFTAEINPDRVRICHCTDCQKLSGSPFRVVVPVSENKFNLLSGNLKHYIKVAESGDKRQQSFCPDCGTPIYATSVGDSNEPKKLGIRLGAIENGFGLVPKRQFWAASAVKWLGQISNVRSFDRQ, from the coding sequence ATGCATGTTCGCGGAAAATGCCATTGCGGCAATATTGCATTTACAGCCGAAATTAATCCTGACAGAGTCAGAATTTGCCACTGCACTGACTGCCAGAAGTTATCAGGCTCACCGTTTCGAGTTGTTGTTCCTGTTTCTGAAAATAAATTCAATTTATTATCCGGCAATCTCAAACATTATATCAAAGTAGCTGAAAGCGGGGATAAACGCCAACAAAGCTTTTGCCCAGACTGCGGAACACCGATTTATGCGACATCTGTTGGTGATAGTAATGAACCAAAGAAGTTAGGTATTCGCCTGGGAGCTATAGAAAACGGCTTTGGATTGGTTCCCAAAAGGCAATTCTGGGCAGCATCGGCGGTCAAATGGCTCGGACAAATTTCAAATGTTCGCTCATTTGACCGACAATGA
- the msrA gene encoding peptide-methionine (S)-S-oxide reductase MsrA, whose amino-acid sequence MSLKSNSPHRLMRGILASAIFAGVALSSQTVFAETKSAYFAGGCFWCIEKDFEHVKGVKEVESGYQGGTIENPTYRNHPDYIEAVRIDYDPSVVDYASLLKTFFRTVDPTDPGGQFCDRGHAYTTAIFTSDEAELEAANAAKLEAQDALGQPIATVIRDYSKFWLSEGYHQNYYKKNPVRYKYYRFRCGRNQTVKKLWGDQAYLGVDH is encoded by the coding sequence ATGAGTTTGAAATCAAACAGCCCTCACCGTCTTATGCGCGGAATTCTCGCTTCAGCTATTTTTGCTGGCGTAGCTTTATCCAGTCAAACGGTATTTGCCGAAACTAAATCTGCGTATTTTGCAGGTGGTTGTTTCTGGTGCATCGAAAAAGACTTCGAACATGTTAAGGGCGTCAAGGAAGTTGAATCCGGTTATCAAGGTGGCACAATTGAAAACCCGACTTATAGAAACCATCCTGATTACATTGAAGCCGTGCGCATCGACTATGATCCATCTGTCGTTGATTATGCTTCACTGTTAAAAACATTTTTCCGCACTGTTGATCCAACGGATCCAGGTGGCCAATTCTGCGATCGCGGTCATGCCTACACAACAGCAATTTTTACCAGCGATGAAGCCGAATTAGAAGCAGCTAATGCCGCAAAGCTTGAAGCGCAAGATGCATTGGGCCAGCCAATTGCGACTGTTATTCGTGATTACTCAAAATTTTGGTTATCCGAAGGATATCACCAGAATTACTATAAGAAAAACCCTGTTCGTTATAAATATTATCGTTTTCGCTGTGGTCGCAACCAAACTGTAAAAAAACTCTGGGGTGATCAAGCATACCTTGGCGTTGACCACTAG
- a CDS encoding ribonuclease I — protein MRPFPVKFLMFVVTSMMLLASSLHAPASVKTKGLFEAVAECAANKKLRSDNPGEVMVRIGEIYQLIALNSQTPTHYQVIIPNAPVTTNRWVAAECGVIALDDAGMAAKIEVPKPKSQSQKHTKILQPAESVGEIENLLALSWLPTFCLSEDGKRARECKRLRPSDVYATQFSIHGLWPNDLDDKALYPCYCHLDRPLKCNARRKAFSSIDISKDLRNELQTKMPGIQSGFLHRHEWTKHGTCYEKYNTNASKGADAQEYYRDTVLMLDQVNDSIVAELFQKNVGKFLSDDAIYGAFDKAFGQGASDKVFIDCKRHNGERHISELFIGLGGEITPDSDIAPLIKASPSRYDYTNKTSCKSGRVTAVR, from the coding sequence ATGCGCCCGTTCCCAGTTAAGTTCCTTATGTTCGTTGTAACTTCTATGATGTTGCTTGCTTCAAGCTTACATGCGCCTGCGAGCGTTAAAACAAAGGGCTTGTTTGAAGCTGTGGCAGAATGTGCGGCCAACAAAAAGCTGCGTTCGGATAATCCGGGCGAGGTGATGGTTCGGATTGGCGAAATTTATCAGTTGATCGCACTTAACAGTCAAACTCCGACGCATTATCAGGTGATCATACCCAATGCACCAGTGACCACGAACCGCTGGGTGGCGGCAGAGTGCGGTGTCATTGCACTTGATGATGCAGGCATGGCAGCAAAAATTGAAGTTCCGAAGCCAAAATCGCAAAGTCAGAAGCATACAAAAATTCTCCAACCAGCTGAGAGTGTTGGCGAGATTGAAAATCTTCTTGCTTTAAGCTGGTTGCCGACATTTTGCCTCAGCGAAGATGGTAAGCGGGCAAGGGAGTGTAAGCGGCTTCGTCCAAGCGATGTGTATGCCACACAGTTTTCCATCCATGGTCTATGGCCCAATGATCTTGATGATAAGGCACTTTATCCCTGTTACTGTCATCTTGACAGGCCGTTGAAATGCAACGCGCGGCGAAAGGCATTTTCATCCATCGATATCTCGAAAGACTTACGAAATGAGCTGCAAACCAAAATGCCGGGCATTCAATCGGGGTTTTTACATCGCCACGAATGGACCAAACACGGTACTTGCTATGAAAAGTACAACACAAATGCCAGCAAGGGCGCGGATGCGCAGGAATATTATCGCGATACTGTTCTTATGCTCGATCAGGTGAATGATTCAATTGTAGCCGAGTTATTTCAGAAAAATGTCGGCAAGTTCCTGAGCGACGATGCGATCTATGGTGCATTTGATAAGGCTTTCGGGCAGGGGGCATCAGATAAAGTCTTTATCGATTGCAAACGTCATAATGGCGAACGGCACATATCTGAACTGTTTATAGGCTTAGGTGGTGAGATTACGCCCGATAGCGATATCGCACCGCTGATCAAAGCCTCACCATCACGCTATGATTATACCAATAAAACAAGCTGCAAAAGCGGACGCGTGACTGCTGTTCGGTAG
- a CDS encoding DUF6434 domain-containing protein, producing the protein MTDSKETERPEITSIKSGDELRRWYWLKSDLIGYARILGVKTSGGKFEILGRISHYLDTGEKEQKIASKPESKRSKFDWHSEVLTAETQITDSYKNTQNVRRFFKEHVGVSFKFNIEFMAWMKSNIGRTLGDAVNEYQAMKTRMSDPDFKSKIEDHNQFNSYTRDFLADNPDTGMSDVRKYWALKTGLPSDSGRHEYERSDLDLK; encoded by the coding sequence ATGACGGATAGCAAAGAAACAGAACGACCTGAAATTACCTCAATTAAATCTGGAGATGAACTACGCCGCTGGTATTGGCTTAAGTCCGACCTTATTGGTTATGCACGCATCCTTGGCGTTAAAACAAGCGGTGGCAAATTTGAGATTTTAGGGCGTATTTCACATTATCTCGACACAGGCGAGAAAGAGCAGAAAATTGCTTCAAAGCCCGAAAGTAAAAGGTCCAAGTTTGACTGGCATAGTGAGGTGCTAACCGCAGAAACACAAATTACCGATAGTTACAAGAACACACAGAATGTGCGTCGTTTTTTTAAGGAACATGTTGGTGTCAGTTTCAAATTTAACATCGAGTTCATGGCGTGGATGAAATCCAATATTGGCCGGACATTAGGTGACGCCGTTAATGAGTATCAGGCCATGAAAACACGAATGAGTGATCCTGATTTCAAATCCAAAATAGAGGATCATAACCAATTCAACTCGTATACTCGAGATTTTCTGGCTGATAATCCTGACACGGGAATGAGTGATGTTCGCAAATATTGGGCACTTAAAACAGGCCTGCCGTCAGATAGTGGACGACATGAATATGAACGTTCGGATCTGGATTTAAAATAG
- a CDS encoding ATP-binding protein, translating to MWKKLSIGKKLFFAMMTIVIVVIAFVAFLLTLSMRSGFENYVLQAEFDRFGPVIDKLVERHDAANPAWPDLKDNRRAFNRLVRSEAPRNDPPARPRPKALNENSQNNTGKRRPPADPLQLNSRLALLNPQGDLVVGATFNPAHASQRRIMGVDSNGNAQLIGYLALAKPTRIAGNPSNLFLLDQIKFLILTLFVALLLSAGAAYWLSRQFTRPVDRLVSGTKRLALGEYDLRLEKTSEDEFGNLVEQFNLLAEQLAAQEVSERRWMSDTSHELQTPLAVLRAEIEALQDGVRKADQKTLATLHLSVTRLSALVKDISQLSHAREGYLVQDWEKTDLSSLALESANKVRGMIEEKGLTLETDFANDLVAECDTMRIGQLIDNVLTNAMRYTAAPGVIKLSTVKDDDHGVIIVEDSNSPPPQEAMDKLFDRFYRADQSRTRSGNKVGGSGLGLSICQLIAKSHHGNLKAEYSPLGGMAMVFQIPLIRKDEKLHNKQ from the coding sequence ATGTGGAAAAAATTATCAATAGGTAAGAAACTGTTTTTCGCCATGATGACAATTGTCATTGTGGTGATTGCGTTTGTGGCGTTTTTGCTGACGCTTTCTATGCGGTCCGGATTTGAAAATTATGTGCTGCAAGCCGAGTTTGATCGCTTTGGTCCGGTGATTGACAAGCTGGTTGAGCGTCATGACGCCGCTAATCCTGCATGGCCGGATCTTAAGGACAATAGGCGGGCGTTTAATAGGTTGGTTCGCAGTGAAGCTCCGCGCAATGACCCACCAGCAAGGCCACGCCCGAAAGCACTTAATGAAAATAGTCAAAATAATACTGGCAAACGACGTCCACCAGCCGATCCATTGCAGTTAAACTCGCGGTTGGCGCTGTTGAACCCGCAAGGTGATTTAGTCGTGGGTGCAACATTTAATCCCGCTCATGCCTCACAACGCAGGATTATGGGGGTCGATTCAAATGGCAATGCGCAGCTCATAGGCTATCTGGCCCTTGCAAAGCCAACGCGGATTGCGGGTAATCCATCAAACCTTTTTCTATTAGACCAAATTAAGTTCCTTATCCTGACGCTTTTTGTTGCCTTGTTATTGTCCGCTGGTGCGGCTTATTGGTTATCACGTCAGTTTACACGGCCAGTAGACCGTCTGGTATCAGGCACCAAGCGCCTGGCATTGGGTGAATATGACTTGCGGCTTGAGAAAACCAGCGAGGATGAATTTGGCAATCTGGTGGAGCAGTTCAATCTATTGGCGGAGCAATTGGCAGCGCAGGAAGTATCGGAACGCAGATGGATGTCTGATACCAGTCACGAGTTGCAAACCCCGCTGGCCGTGTTGCGAGCCGAGATAGAAGCGTTACAGGATGGTGTGCGAAAAGCAGATCAAAAAACGTTGGCAACGCTGCATCTTTCGGTCACGCGGTTATCTGCACTTGTGAAAGATATCAGTCAACTATCCCATGCAAGAGAAGGTTATTTGGTTCAAGATTGGGAGAAAACTGACCTCTCTTCGTTGGCACTTGAATCTGCCAATAAAGTGCGTGGCATGATTGAAGAAAAAGGACTGACATTGGAAACCGATTTTGCGAACGATCTGGTCGCAGAATGTGACACCATGCGCATTGGCCAGCTCATTGATAATGTTCTGACCAATGCCATGCGCTATACGGCAGCACCTGGTGTGATTAAATTATCGACAGTTAAAGATGATGACCATGGCGTGATCATCGTGGAAGATTCAAACTCACCTCCGCCACAAGAAGCGATGGATAAATTGTTTGACCGCTTCTACCGCGCTGATCAATCGCGCACGCGTTCGGGCAACAAAGTCGGAGGGTCCGGTTTGGGGCTATCGATCTGTCAGCTTATTGCAAAATCGCATCATGGTAATCTAAAAGCCGAATATTCGCCTTTGGGCGGTATGGCGATGGTTTTCCAAATTCCACTCATCCGCAAAGATGAAAAATTGCACAATAAACAGTGA
- the gcvA gene encoding transcriptional regulator GcvA, which translates to MSRKLPSMNALVAFEAAARHESFTKAAEELFVTQGAISHQVKALETELGLKLFHRRPQQLVLTNVARDYLIVVRDALDRIATGTNTLIKRQSSGVLTVSMPPNFASKWLVHRLGRFAELFPQIDLRISASEHHIDFAQVDVDLAVRYGVEAELGYKSNLHLTKLYTGGVFPICSPKYMSGEHSLNDINNLKHQKLLHFEDRKDWLRWLNIARIEDVDVSHGPVFDQVSMIIDAAVEGQGIALARGGLATRDLISGQLVRPSKLALKVESAYWIVCPPATANLPKIELFRNWLLQEAAQDEAKLAKLYSE; encoded by the coding sequence ATGTCCAGAAAATTACCCTCAATGAACGCGCTGGTTGCCTTCGAAGCAGCAGCGCGGCACGAGAGCTTTACAAAGGCGGCAGAAGAGCTTTTTGTCACTCAGGGAGCCATTAGCCACCAGGTCAAAGCGTTGGAAACGGAGCTGGGTCTGAAACTGTTTCATCGACGACCGCAACAGTTGGTTTTAACCAATGTGGCGCGTGATTATCTGATTGTTGTGAGAGATGCGCTGGACCGTATCGCGACAGGAACAAACACTCTGATTAAGCGCCAAAGTTCCGGTGTGTTGACGGTGAGTATGCCACCAAACTTCGCATCCAAATGGCTGGTTCATCGCCTAGGGCGCTTTGCTGAACTTTTTCCGCAAATTGACCTCCGCATAAGTGCATCAGAACATCATATTGATTTTGCGCAGGTAGATGTAGATCTGGCTGTAAGATATGGTGTTGAAGCTGAATTAGGTTACAAATCAAATTTGCACTTGACCAAGCTCTACACAGGAGGCGTGTTTCCGATCTGTAGTCCCAAATATATGAGCGGTGAACACTCTTTGAATGACATTAACAATCTTAAACACCAGAAGTTACTTCATTTTGAAGATCGTAAGGATTGGCTAAGGTGGTTAAATATTGCGAGGATTGAAGACGTCGATGTTTCTCATGGTCCGGTGTTCGATCAGGTCAGCATGATCATAGATGCGGCGGTTGAGGGGCAGGGCATTGCCTTGGCACGGGGTGGTCTTGCCACACGTGATCTGATTTCAGGACAACTTGTTCGTCCATCAAAACTAGCATTGAAAGTTGAGTCCGCCTATTGGATTGTATGTCCACCAGCAACAGCTAATCTTCCCAAGATTGAGTTGTTTCGTAATTGGCTTTTACAGGAAGCTGCGCAGGATGAAGCAAAACTTGCCAAGCTATATTCGGAATAG
- a CDS encoding response regulator, whose product MTKHIMIVEDEEALAEVLKDYLARNDMRATILLDGHNAVKRILEEAPDLVILDVMLPGEDGLSICRKVRDRSDVPIILETARVEEIDRLLGLELGADDYICKPWSPREVVARVKAILRRTSRSNDVDESVSEEGGLQLNEENWSVSFDNQLLDFTRREFQLLSILYKRPGRVFSRAQLLELAFPDDAMVFDRTVDSHIKNIRQKLKPHSQDGEIIRSVYGVGYAYDG is encoded by the coding sequence ATGACAAAGCACATCATGATTGTGGAGGATGAAGAAGCTCTGGCTGAGGTGTTGAAAGATTATCTTGCGCGAAATGATATGCGCGCAACAATCCTGCTCGATGGTCATAATGCGGTCAAACGCATTTTGGAAGAAGCACCTGATCTGGTGATTTTGGATGTTATGCTGCCGGGCGAGGATGGTCTTTCCATCTGCCGCAAAGTGCGTGATAGAAGCGATGTGCCAATCATTTTGGAAACTGCACGGGTTGAAGAGATAGACCGCCTATTGGGGCTTGAACTTGGTGCGGATGATTATATTTGCAAACCATGGTCGCCACGCGAAGTCGTCGCACGCGTTAAAGCCATCTTACGGCGCACATCACGAAGCAATGACGTGGATGAAAGCGTTTCAGAAGAGGGCGGTTTGCAACTGAATGAAGAAAATTGGAGCGTGTCATTTGATAATCAGCTGCTTGATTTTACGCGCCGCGAGTTTCAGCTTCTCTCCATTCTTTACAAGCGCCCGGGCCGTGTATTCTCACGCGCGCAATTGCTGGAGCTTGCATTTCCAGATGATGCGATGGTGTTTGACCGCACAGTTGATAGCCACATAAAAAATATTCGCCAGAAATTAAAACCACATTCGCAAGATGGCGAAATTATTCGCTCTGTTTATGGTGTAGGATATGCATATGACGGATAG